In Bifidobacterium scardovii JCM 12489 = DSM 13734, the genomic stretch AGGTCGTACTCGTCGCGGATGTCGCCGACCAGCTCCTCGGTCATGTCCTCGAGCGTGACGATGCCGTCGGTGCCGCCGTACTCGTCGATCACCACGGCCAGGTGGATGCCGCGCTTGCGCAGCAGCTCCAGGCTCGGCAGCAGCTTCGAGGTGCCGGGGAGCGAAATGCCTTCGCGGGTCACGTCGGCCACGGTCTCCGCCTTGGGGTCGCGCACGTCGAGCAGGTCGCGCACGTGCACGAAGCCGAGCACGTCGTCGAAATCCTTGCCGGTCACCGGGTAACGGGAGTACGGCATCTCGCGCACGTAGGCGGCGGCCTCGGCGATGGTCTGCGAGCCGTCTAGGAACACCACGTCGGCGCGCGGGCGCATCACTTCGGCGACGATCGTCTCCGAAGCGTCGAACACGTCGTCCAGAATCGTGCGTTCGTCCTTGCTCAACGACGGGTTCGTGGTGACCAGCATGCGCAGCTCATCATCGGACACTTCGCTTTCGGTCTCATTCGGGTCAAAGCCGAGCAGACGCACGATGCCGTTCGTGTTCTTGCCGATCAGCCAGATGATCGGACGGCAGATCTTCGCGAAGATGTCGATCGCCGGCACCACGGCCCGGGCGATCTGTTCGGTGCGCTGCATGGCGATGCGCTTGGGCACCATTTCGGAGATCACGATCGAGCAGTAGGAGATGATCAGCGTCAGGGAGATGGTGGTCAGCGGCGCGGCGATATGCGCCGGGACACCCCAGCTCTTCACCACCGGCACGAGATACGGCGCAATCGACGATTCGCCGAACGACGCGGACAGGAAGCCGGACAGGGTCACGCCGATCTGTACGGTGGACAGGAAGGTGTTCGGATCGCGCGCGATCTTCGCTACGCGCGCGCCGCGCGCATCCTCCTGCTCCATTTGGTCGATCTGCGATCCGCGCAGGGAGACCAAGGCCAATTCGGTGCCGGAGAATATGGATCCGAGTACAAGGAACACGAAAATCAGGAGGATGTTCAAACCAAGTGACATAACCCCCACTTTAGGGGAGTGGCACGTCAATCCGCGTTAGGGGTACGTAACGGTACACATTGGTACGCATTCGTGTCATAGTGCGCATTGACGCCGATGAAGCGGCTGCGACTACCGTGATCAGGCGTAGACGGTGCTGGTGAGGCACCCGCACGATTCCCTCGGTATCAGCGAGGCCCGGACGAGTTGAAGATCAGGGGTGTTTTCGGAGTCTATCGCCGCGTGGAACAGGCATGTGCCGATGGTCTGGGCGTTTTGCTGCACGACGGTGAGCGATGGCCAGGTGTACTGGGAATCGATAGTGCCATCGAACGAGACGATCGCTATGTCTTCCGGCACCCGCACTTGGCGTTCGTGCAGCGCCCGCAGCGCTCCGATGGCTTCCAGGTCGGAATCGACGAAGATGGCGTCCAGCTGCTTGCCGCTGTTGAGGAGCGCCATCATGGCCTCGTAGCCTCCGGCCCGGGTGAAATGGGCCTGCTTGATCGGGCCGATGGGAAGCGTGCTGTTGTCGAACGCCTGATACCATCCCTGGATGCGCTTGTCGCCGAGCCCCTCGTCGGCCTTGCCGGACAGCATGGCGATGTTCGTGCGTCCATGGTCGATAAGGTGCTGCACGGCGGTCTGCACGGCTGCTCGGAAATCCGTCGATACGCATTTTGCCCCGGGGATAGCCTGGGTCTGATCGAGAAAGACGAACGGGCATTCCTTTCTCGGCACGCTGGCCAGCGCCGATGTCGGTTGCGCCGATGCGATGAGGATGGCGTCGACGTCACGCGCGATGAGCTTGCTGACGCCGTCCATCTCCCTTTCCGGATTTTGGTGGGAGGCTACGAACATGGCGGAGTATCCGCGGCTGGTCGCGATATTCTCCAAAGCGTTGTACACGTCGGAAAAGAACGGGTTGGACAGGTCCGGCACGATGATGCCGATGGTTTTCGACGATCCGGTGCGCAGCGCCTTGGCCATTGAATTCGGGCGGTAATTGAGTTTCTGCGCCGCGTCCCGCACCCGTTCGGCGGTCTCGGGCGCCACGTTCCGAGGGCCGTTGTTGAACACGTAACTTACGACCGCGGTGGAGACGTTCGCCAGCCGGGCGACGTCGGCGCGGGTGGCGCGCTCCCGCTTGTTCCTGAAAGTATCCATGTCAGCATTCTCCCGGTATGTGTGGAAGATGACTTCCTTGTCCATGTCTATGAATCGTACACCAACTGTAGCATAGATCTACTCGAATGAATCAACGGGGTTGATTACAAGATGCTTCATTCTGGTTTCACTAGTTGCGGTGAAGGTGTTGTGGGTATAAAAACGTTGGAATAGTAGTATTTCATGAAGATATTGCATAGTGTACGCTCGGGCGACACGCCGTTTTTCAAAATGTATCTACTCGTGCTGAATCTCAATCAGCGCACAGAGAGAAGGCCCACTAGGGCGCAGCGGTTCGCGCCTCATGCCTCTCCGTCGAATGCGAGGCTCCCGGCGCACGCCGGGAATCGGACGATGAAGTTCTATCGTGAGGAGGAAGTGCAATGAGCGGCACATTGGAGTCGTTGCTTCCGTTGTTTACCGCGGATGATGTTCCCTGCACCGGTCCCGAGGAGATCCCGTCACCGCGCTTCGAGCCGGTCCTTGACGAGCGGGCGCTTCGGGCGACCAGACCCGGCGGCGGCCTGTCCAGATATCCCATGCTGTATATCGGCGAGGGATGCAACACCATGTTCCTGCTGAACCAGGGGAAGGTCATCTGGTCGTACTCCACCGGCGAAGGCTGGGAATACGACGACATCTGGGTGCTCTCCGACGGCAATATCGTCTTCTCCCGCCAGAGCTGGGCCGGCATGGTCACCCCGACCAAACGGCTGATATGGCGGTATGAGATCGGCGGCCCATGGGCTGCGATCCGTCTGCGCAACGGCAATACGCTCATCACCGCCGAAGCGGAACGACGCACCGTCGAAGTCGACCGCAAGGGAAACATCGTATGGCAATGCACGCTCGACGAGATCCCCGAGCCGTACCGGCTGGCCGACAGCCAAAGCTGCGTGCGCCTGCGCAACGGGAACACGGTCCTGTGCTCCCGCGGCGATGGAGGCCGCGCCCCGCAGCTGTTGGAGGTCACCCCCGACAAAGAGGTGGTCTGGAGCGTATACGACTGGGACGTCCTCGGACCGGCATCGGCCGTGCAGATCCTCAGCGATCCGGGAGTCCCGGAGGTTCCCGGGGACTGCGAACGATAGCGCATCGTGATCTGGCATCCATGCAGAAGGGAGAATCGTCAGGCATCATTCATCAACCCACCCGGCGCGTTCCGCGATGATCGGTTCGCGCCGGCATTCCACCACCATTTGCCTATACCTTTCGTGAGGAATAACAATGAGGTTATCGATTAAGAAGTTGCTGGTCGCGGTCGCCGCGTGCTCCATGGTGCTGCCGCTGGTGGCATGCGGGCAGAACGGCGATTCCGGTGCCAAGGACGCCAACGGAAAGCCGATCGTCAAAATCGCCGTGTCCAAGCACTCCCTGACCAAGAAGATGTCCGAGATGAAGTGGCCCAAGGAGTTGGAGGCCGCCTGCGACTGCACCATCGAGTGGCAGGAGGTCAGCTCGGACTGGGATCAGAAGAAGCAGGCCATGTTCACCGCCGGCGAGATCCCCGACATGATCCTCAAGGGCGTGTACCTGAACGATATGGCCACCTATGGCTCCCTGTTCGAGGACCTCACCGACGATATCGACAAGATCCAAGTGCTGCCCTCCGACAAGAAGGGATATTGGCCCAAGACCGTCTCCCGCATGTACATCAACAAACAGTGGCTGGACAAGCTGGGCCTGAGCGTCCCCACGAACTGGGACGAGCTGTACAACGTGCTCAAGGCCTTCAAGACGCAGGACCCGAACGGCAACGGTCAGGCCGATGAGATCCCGATGGACTTCATTTCCCCCGGGACCGGCGGTTTCGGCGACTTCCAGCCGGTGATCCTGCTCGGCAGCCTGGGTCTGTCCTACACCACCTCGGACGGCTACGGCGGGTCCGGATACTACGTGCAGGACGGCAAGGTCGGCACCTTCCTGACCGACGACCGGTACAAGACCCTGGTCGAGTTCCTGAATAAGCTGTGGTCCGACGGTCTGATCAACAAGGAAGCGTTCACCCACGACTACTCGCAGTCCCAGGCCACGACCCGCGGCGACGGCGACACCGCCAAGGTCGGGTTCACCTGGGGATATTCCGCATCGGACCGCTTCGGCGTCAAGCTGGCGGACCAGTACGTGTCGATGGGGCAGATCAAGCACGACGCCAACCAGACGGAGAAGCTGTACTACGATTACGCGAACGACCGTACCGTCTACTCGCAGAGCGCATTGGCCATTCCGCGAACACCAAGTATCTGGATCAGTGCCTGAAGATCGCCAACCAGTTCTACGACCAGGACACCTCCATCGAGGTGCTGTGGGGCGATCTGGGCATCGACACCAAGAAGACCGGCGACAAGTCCTATGAGGTGCTGCCTCCGGCCGACTCCTCCAAGGACCCGGGCACCTGGAAGTGGACCGAGACGCTGGCCGACGACTCCCCGTACTGGATTCGCCCTGATCTGGACATCAAGCTGCCGTCCGACCTCATCGAGGTGCAGGAGCAGGAGAAGGTGCTGGAGCCGGTGCTCAGCCAGATGGACGTGAAGAAGGACATCATCCCGCGTTCGCTGAAATTCACCCCGGAGGATCAGGACACGCTCTCGATGAACAACACCAACATCCTGAACACGGCGATGACCAAGTTCTCGTCGTGGATCACCAAGGGCGGCGTGGATGCCGAGTGGAAGTCCTACGTGGACACGCTTGACAAGGCCGGCATCAACGACAACGTCAAGATCTACCAGAAGTCGTACGACGACTTCTACAAGTGACGGGCATGATGCCGCCGCAAGGGGCACTGCACCCCTGCGGCGGCATCACGTCCCCTCCGCATGAATTATCGAATGTACGCCAGGCAGAGGCTGGATGTTATGAGTGAAGCAATATCAGACAAATCCGCTGTGGCGCCCTCCGGCGTCACGCATGACGCGAGTCGGGGCGCGGCGAAACCGTCAAAGACCGCCGGTGCCAAACGGTCCGCGGCGCACAGGAGCACGCTGCCGTTCGGGGCGTATCTCAAGCGCACATGGCAGCTGTACGCG encodes the following:
- a CDS encoding hemolysin family protein, producing the protein MSLGLNILLIFVFLVLGSIFSGTELALVSLRGSQIDQMEQEDARGARVAKIARDPNTFLSTVQIGVTLSGFLSASFGESSIAPYLVPVVKSWGVPAHIAAPLTTISLTLIISYCSIVISEMVPKRIAMQRTEQIARAVVPAIDIFAKICRPIIWLIGKNTNGIVRLLGFDPNETESEVSDDELRMLVTTNPSLSKDERTILDDVFDASETIVAEVMRPRADVVFLDGSQTIAEAAAYVREMPYSRYPVTGKDFDDVLGFVHVRDLLDVRDPKAETVADVTREGISLPGTSKLLPSLELLRKRGIHLAVVIDEYGGTDGIVTLEDMTEELVGDIRDEYDLPDEPGGARQQRTAFVNGVATIDGGMTIEDFDDLTGIELEDGPYETVAGYFLAKTGKMGEVGDVLHSDDGYDMVVTKVDGRRIETLEVRKAEA
- a CDS encoding LacI family DNA-binding transcriptional regulator: MDTFRNKRERATRADVARLANVSTAVVSYVFNNGPRNVAPETAERVRDAAQKLNYRPNSMAKALRTGSSKTIGIIVPDLSNPFFSDVYNALENIATSRGYSAMFVASHQNPEREMDGVSKLIARDVDAILIASAQPTSALASVPRKECPFVFLDQTQAIPGAKCVSTDFRAAVQTAVQHLIDHGRTNIAMLSGKADEGLGDKRIQGWYQAFDNSTLPIGPIKQAHFTRAGGYEAMMALLNSGKQLDAIFVDSDLEAIGALRALHERQVRVPEDIAIVSFDGTIDSQYTWPSLTVVQQNAQTIGTCLFHAAIDSENTPDLQLVRASLIPRESCGCLTSTVYA
- a CDS encoding extracellular solute-binding protein — its product is MRLSIKKLLVAVAACSMVLPLVACGQNGDSGAKDANGKPIVKIAVSKHSLTKKMSEMKWPKELEAACDCTIEWQEVSSDWDQKKQAMFTAGEIPDMILKGVYLNDMATYGSLFEDLTDDIDKIQVLPSDKKGYWPKTVSRMYINKQWLDKLGLSVPTNWDELYNVLKAFKTQDPNGNGQADEIPMDFISPGTGGFGDFQPVILLGSLGLSYTTSDGYGGSGYYVQDGKVGTFLTDDRYKTLVEFLNKLWSDGLINKEAFTHDYSQSQATTRGDGDTAKVGFTWGYSASDRFGVKLADQYVSMGQIKHDANQTEKLYYDYANDRTVYSQSALAIPRTPSIWISA